A genomic segment from Sulfuritalea hydrogenivorans sk43H encodes:
- a CDS encoding 4Fe-4S dicluster domain-containing protein: MYSDAHPREFPACSGCGLCRLVCPMWRNRRDPRFSPEGLAKALQCGATAAELAPPLDACSLCGACDPVCPERIDLTGMIMELRRALPRQPELVAQQAKFAQAAASAGVAPAGALLLPGAALRADPVLLTRVQALLGIAVAADDGADIALALETGDAIDTLRQRAFLRGLTTFGGRTLVVGDGLLLRQLRRWLPAARLQGLGEALGNVGAIRRRLASADFYVIEARAYHADYERLVGHYDGLRADTGCAMNLDLQRIAIPAVDEAEARWMLQGRRPARIIVENPAERAILRRVADVPVLHLAELAEI; this comes from the coding sequence ATGTATTCCGACGCCCATCCCCGCGAATTTCCTGCCTGCAGCGGCTGCGGCCTGTGCCGGCTGGTGTGCCCGATGTGGCGCAACCGGCGTGATCCGCGCTTCAGCCCGGAAGGCCTCGCCAAGGCCCTGCAGTGCGGCGCCACGGCGGCCGAACTGGCGCCCCCGCTGGATGCCTGCTCCTTGTGCGGCGCCTGCGATCCGGTGTGTCCCGAGCGAATCGACCTGACCGGCATGATCATGGAGCTGCGCCGCGCTTTGCCGCGTCAGCCGGAACTCGTTGCGCAGCAGGCGAAGTTCGCACAGGCCGCCGCGAGTGCCGGGGTGGCCCCGGCTGGCGCGCTGCTGCTGCCCGGCGCTGCCTTGCGCGCCGATCCCGTGCTGCTGACACGCGTGCAGGCGCTGCTCGGCATCGCCGTCGCCGCCGATGACGGCGCCGACATCGCGCTGGCGCTGGAAACCGGCGATGCCATCGATACGCTGCGCCAGCGCGCATTTCTGCGCGGGCTAACCACCTTTGGCGGCCGCACTCTGGTTGTCGGCGACGGACTCCTGCTGCGCCAATTGCGCCGCTGGCTGCCCGCTGCGCGCCTGCAAGGCCTGGGCGAAGCGCTCGGCAATGTCGGCGCGATCCGTCGCCGTCTCGCCAGCGCCGACTTCTACGTCATCGAGGCGCGCGCCTACCATGCCGATTACGAGCGCCTGGTCGGCCATTACGACGGGCTGCGCGCCGACACCGGCTGCGCAATGAACCTCGACCTGCAGCGCATCGCGATTCCCGCCGTGGATGAGGCGGAGGCGCGCTGGATGCTGCAAGGCCGCCGGCCCGCGCGCATCATTGTCGAAAACCCGGCCGAGCGCGCAATCCTGCGCCGCGTGGCCGACGTGCCGGTACTGCATCTGGCCGAGCTGGCAGAAATTTGA
- a CDS encoding NAD(P)/FAD-dependent oxidoreductase, protein MRTVDVVIVGASLAGAAAAKRTVDAGLETVILERKELPRHKICSGILSPRGHRFLLENFGPLPRETLHEPTSCRGVTFHFPSMVSMPMDFFHGTTPHLHRKYSDHWAIQRSGAEVHDQTSFAGLEEKGDHVLVHARKHGEPVTYRARQVIGADGPSSLVVRAVYPDYTKQIPWFFVGQKFHEIIDCPLSSEYFHFWFHPGLGHYTWSHARDGRQIVGVGFKRGDNFAKKHAVVQNYLEEKHGVRLKPAGDDHEGCAENFGPSLINRYVFGKGNVLLTGQAAGFLNMIGEGMSCALHSGAISGEAIVEARLRNRPVQEMYRRMIASEVRRCSDQWNPLKIAFDKPHEADFPEALMKLSWRERGLVLRDMWNFIVLFKEFKWGRQIAGAALQRPIVGGYSMQRWL, encoded by the coding sequence ATGCGTACTGTTGATGTCGTGATCGTCGGCGCCAGCCTGGCGGGGGCCGCGGCGGCCAAGCGCACGGTCGATGCCGGGCTGGAAACCGTAATTCTGGAGCGCAAGGAATTGCCGCGCCACAAGATCTGCAGCGGCATCCTCTCGCCGCGCGGGCACCGCTTTCTGCTGGAGAACTTCGGCCCGCTGCCGCGCGAGACGCTGCACGAGCCGACCTCCTGCCGCGGCGTGACCTTCCATTTCCCGAGCATGGTCTCGATGCCGATGGACTTCTTCCACGGCACCACGCCGCACCTGCACCGCAAGTATTCCGACCACTGGGCAATCCAGCGCAGCGGCGCCGAGGTGCACGACCAGACATCGTTTGCCGGGCTGGAAGAGAAGGGCGACCACGTGCTGGTGCATGCCAGGAAGCACGGCGAGCCGGTGACGTACCGGGCGCGCCAGGTGATCGGCGCCGACGGGCCCAGCTCGCTGGTGGTGCGCGCCGTCTATCCCGACTACACGAAGCAGATCCCGTGGTTTTTCGTCGGCCAGAAATTCCACGAGATCATCGATTGCCCGCTGTCCTCCGAGTATTTCCATTTCTGGTTCCATCCGGGCCTCGGTCACTACACCTGGAGCCATGCGCGCGACGGCCGCCAGATCGTCGGCGTCGGCTTCAAGCGCGGCGACAATTTCGCGAAGAAGCACGCGGTGGTGCAGAACTACCTCGAAGAAAAACACGGCGTGCGCCTCAAGCCGGCCGGCGACGACCACGAAGGCTGCGCCGAGAACTTCGGCCCCTCGCTGATCAATCGCTACGTCTTCGGCAAGGGCAATGTGCTGCTCACCGGGCAGGCCGCCGGCTTCCTCAACATGATCGGCGAGGGCATGAGCTGCGCGCTGCATTCGGGTGCGATTTCCGGCGAGGCGATCGTCGAGGCCCGCTTGCGCAACCGCCCGGTGCAGGAGATGTACCGCCGCATGATCGCATCCGAGGTGCGCCGGTGCAGCGACCAGTGGAACCCGCTGAAAATTGCCTTCGACAAGCCGCACGAGGCGGATTTCCCCGAAGCGCTGATGAAGCTGTCGTGGCGCGAGCGCGGCCTGGTGCTGCGCGACATGTGGAACTTCATCGTGCTGTTCAAGGAATTCAAGTGGGGCCGCCAGATCGCCGGCGCCGCCCTGCAGCGGCCGATCGTCGGCGGCTATTCGATGCAGCGCTGGTTGTAG